In one window of Magnetococcus sp. PR-3 DNA:
- a CDS encoding aminopeptidase has product MRVFIVLSLLVLGGCVSPAYVWQAGQGQLELISKAQSIEGLLAADATDPKLKTRLQHSQDLRHFALKHMSLPSDGSYETYVALDRDYVVWSVTAAPELSLTPKQWCFPVVGCLSYRGYFSRSAAQELAAELRSEGWDVAVSPIPAYSTLGWFADPLLSTTIHWPVSDLAHLIFHELGHQRLYIADDTAFNESYAEAVARLGVKQWLMQDPAAWQAYQQKRKKQALFKQKIAHLRLQLKELYDTQQKQAVKRYGKKQILAQFRHDYATFKTRHGFQYDAWVYQDLNNARLALFSLYHQWVPAFERLFEQVGGDWGRFHQQAIKLGKRPADERVKILKRLSGGV; this is encoded by the coding sequence GTGCGTGTATTTATTGTGCTTAGCCTGTTGGTGCTGGGGGGGTGTGTCTCACCAGCCTATGTGTGGCAGGCGGGTCAGGGGCAGCTTGAGCTTATAAGTAAGGCCCAATCTATCGAGGGTTTGTTGGCAGCCGATGCCACGGACCCCAAGCTTAAGACACGTCTACAGCATAGCCAAGATCTCCGCCATTTTGCCCTTAAGCATATGTCACTACCCAGTGACGGTAGCTATGAAACCTATGTGGCTCTGGATAGAGACTATGTTGTGTGGTCGGTTACAGCGGCGCCTGAGCTCTCATTAACCCCCAAACAGTGGTGTTTTCCTGTGGTGGGGTGCTTGAGCTACCGGGGCTATTTTTCCCGATCTGCGGCTCAAGAGCTGGCTGCGGAGCTACGCAGTGAAGGGTGGGATGTTGCTGTATCGCCCATTCCCGCTTATTCAACCCTGGGCTGGTTTGCAGATCCTCTGCTGAGTACCACCATCCACTGGCCCGTGTCTGATTTAGCCCATTTAATTTTTCATGAGCTGGGCCATCAACGTCTGTATATCGCCGATGATACGGCTTTTAATGAGTCTTATGCTGAAGCGGTAGCCCGTTTAGGGGTTAAACAGTGGCTAATGCAGGATCCTGCGGCTTGGCAAGCCTATCAGCAAAAGCGCAAAAAACAGGCTTTGTTTAAACAGAAGATCGCGCACTTACGCCTTCAATTAAAAGAGCTCTATGATACCCAGCAAAAGCAGGCTGTGAAGCGCTATGGGAAAAAACAGATTCTGGCCCAATTTCGTCATGATTATGCGACCTTTAAAACAAGACATGGCTTCCAGTATGATGCCTGGGTCTATCAAGATTTAAATAACGCACGTTTAGCTCTCTTTAGTCTCTACCACCAATGGGTACCTGCTTTTGAACGGTTGTTTGAACAGGTGGGTGGAGATTGGGGCCGTTTTCATCAACAAGCGATCAAGCTTGGTAAACGGCCAGCGGATGAGAGAGTGAAGATATTAAAGCGTTTGAGTGGGGGTGTCTGA
- a CDS encoding bacteriohemerythrin yields the protein MVMTVWKPEYALGIATIDEQHQGLFAAFEGLQQSIVWIKDGHALGAMLDMLLNQVSGYVRTHLRYEEQLFERYGYPETEQHKKQHEVFEVRLNQYQEALRLAENAAQKSQVTHEVSAFLEQWLVEHIQQQDRQYADFLKNKGVC from the coding sequence ATGGTCATGACGGTATGGAAGCCAGAGTATGCACTGGGTATTGCAACCATTGATGAGCAACACCAAGGGTTGTTTGCAGCCTTTGAGGGTTTGCAGCAGTCGATTGTCTGGATTAAGGATGGTCATGCTCTAGGCGCTATGTTGGATATGTTGTTGAACCAAGTGTCGGGATATGTGCGTACCCACCTTCGCTATGAAGAGCAGCTTTTTGAACGGTATGGTTATCCAGAGACAGAACAGCATAAAAAGCAGCATGAAGTTTTTGAGGTTCGGCTAAACCAGTATCAAGAGGCACTGCGCTTAGCGGAAAATGCGGCCCAAAAAAGTCAAGTAACCCATGAGGTTTCTGCATTTTTAGAGCAGTGGCTGGTTGAGCATATTCAACAGCAGGATCGCCAGTATGCCGATTTTTTAAAGAATAAAGGGGTTTGCTAA